The genomic interval AGTAATGAAAATGCCACTTTAGTTCGCATAAGTATTAGCTTACAAACTCAGATTCTAGCAACATTAAATCCAGTGGATGCATATCCTAATTTGTCAAACAGTATCAACGGTTTTCAAGTTTGGAACGTTCCTTCTTCTCAATCAGGGGCAAGCCAATTAGGTGGAATTCAAATTGATAAAATTGCCAATCACATTTTTATCAATGAGGAAATCAGCAATTCTGGTTTGTCGTTCGACTTAGCTACTCTTTCAAGTATTACAGACAATTTCAGCAATTATCAATTGGGAATTGTTTCAACAAATCCAGGGAATGGCGGAATCACACTTGCTCCTTTGATTTCTACAGTTTCCATAAACGAACTAATTAATCCCCAAGAAATTACAATTTATCCCAATCCAACCACTGGAATTTGTTATCTTAACTCTTTGAAGAATATGGAATCAATTCAGGTATTTGATCAATTGGGTAAAGAGGTTGAAGTTTCAATTACTGGAAACGAGATTACATTTCCTTCATCAGTAAAAGGAATATTCTTTCTAAAATATATAAATAAATTAGAAACAAAAACATTACAAGTGGTAGTTGACTAATATTATAGATTATGAGAAAACAATTTTACGCGGGCTTTTTAGTAGTATTTTTCGGAACATATTATGCAATTGGTCAACAAAACACATTGCAGGTTGTTGGAAAAAATCTTACTTCGATAAATGGTCAAAACATTATTCTTCGCGGAGTTAATTATGGATTAATTAATCAAGGAGATATCTCCTTAGCTGATGCTGCAGGCTATCAAAGTTATATTGATGAAGTTGCAAATACAGGTGCAAATGCTGTTCGTATTCCTTGGTACACAAGCGGACAAAACTGGAGAGATATTCCTGGTCCACCAAACAATGGAACACCTGGAACTGTCGATGGATATGTTACAAATGGACATTTAAGTAATATCATCGCCTACTGCATTTCGAAAAAAATGATCCCAATTTTGAGTATTCACGATGATTCTTACATTACTTGTAAAGATAATTGGGCTTATTTTAATTCAACAGTAATGGATTTTTGGACAGATCCCGATGTATTAACACTCATTGAAGCTAATAAAGCTTATTTAATTATCAACTTAGCGAATGAATTTGACAAAGTAAGATGGGGCGCTGGTTCACTGGCAACGGAGTTAAACACCTTTAAATCCAATTATTCAGCAGCAGTTGCTACACTTCGTCAAGCTGGTGTGAATGTTCCAATCATTATCGATGCACCTGATTGCGGGCAATCTTCTACCGAGCTTTTATCCATTGCTGTAGACATGAATCAGAACGATACACGACACAATTTGATTTTCTCTTCTCACGCTTATTGGTATGGATATGCTAGTACACTCGCACAAGTTCAAACGAAATTGAACGAAGCTCAAAACACGAATGTTTGTTTTATTTTGGGGGAAGTTGCAACCAATCAGGATGGCGACAACGGCGAATGCGGGCTCAATGACCTATCAACTCTTTATCCAATCATATTAGATGAAGTCTGTTCTCGGAATATTGGCTGGTTGGCGTGGACTTTTAGTTTGGATTGTTCATCAGCAAGAGAAATGTCGCCCACAGGCTCAGCGTCGAATCTCACGACTTTTGGCAATGACATTATTAACAATCCCAATTACGGACTAAAATCGACGAATGGTTGTGGAGCTGTAGTAATTGACGAAAGTGTTGGAATTGATTCAAAAACTAGTCAAGTTTTTAGTATTGAACCAAATCCTGCTTCTACAAATATTGCCATTCATTCTGCTTTTTCTAATTGCAGCCTAAGCATTCGAAATGCATTAGGAGAACTAGTTCTAACAGAAAAACACACTAAAAATTCTAACGTTCGAATAGCTGATTTTAATCCTGGAATTTATTTCGTAGAACTTGAAAATTCTCAGCAAACACATATTCAAAAATTGATTATCTATTGAGCGTACCGTGACAAAATTTGACAATTGGGCAACAGCATGAAACATTGGTTTTGGATTCTTCTTTTCATTACTCCCTTTTGCAATGCTCAAGATAATGCGGAATTTCCATCGTTTCAGTTTACTCCTCTTTCCATCAATGAAGGATTGAGTAATCGCATTGTTTATTCAATTTCGGAAGACCAACGTGGATCTATTTGGATTGGAACAGCGGATGGATTGAATCGGGTTGATGGTAATCAGATTCAATCTTATTTTTTCAGTCAAAGAAATCCAAGCAGCATTTGCAATAACGCTATTAAACATTTTTACCAGGAATCAAATTTCATGTGGATTGGAACAGAAGCCGGG from Fluviicola taffensis DSM 16823 carries:
- a CDS encoding cellulase family glycosylhydrolase, with amino-acid sequence MRKQFYAGFLVVFFGTYYAIGQQNTLQVVGKNLTSINGQNIILRGVNYGLINQGDISLADAAGYQSYIDEVANTGANAVRIPWYTSGQNWRDIPGPPNNGTPGTVDGYVTNGHLSNIIAYCISKKMIPILSIHDDSYITCKDNWAYFNSTVMDFWTDPDVLTLIEANKAYLIINLANEFDKVRWGAGSLATELNTFKSNYSAAVATLRQAGVNVPIIIDAPDCGQSSTELLSIAVDMNQNDTRHNLIFSSHAYWYGYASTLAQVQTKLNEAQNTNVCFILGEVATNQDGDNGECGLNDLSTLYPIILDEVCSRNIGWLAWTFSLDCSSAREMSPTGSASNLTTFGNDIINNPNYGLKSTNGCGAVVIDESVGIDSKTSQVFSIEPNPASTNIAIHSAFSNCSLSIRNALGELVLTEKHTKNSNVRIADFNPGIYFVELENSQQTHIQKLIIY